From the genome of Streptomyces sp. NBC_01341, one region includes:
- the mmsB gene encoding multiple monosaccharide ABC transporter permease, producing the protein MSTDLTDRTPAPAPAGKGGPASGDGLMQLVLGGMRRNMRQYGMLMALGLIVVLFAVWSGGDLLLPRNVSNLVLQNSYILILAIGMMLVIIAGHIDLSVGSLTAFIGAMAAVLMVEHDLPWPLAVVLCLAIGAVAGAAQGFFIAYLGIPSFIVTLAGMLLFRGLTEIFLKGQTLGPFPKDLQEIANGFLPEVGPTTNYHNLTLLLGFALIAFVVFQEVRARKRQQEFALDVPPAKLFLLKLVALVAAVLVVTLLLASYKGAPVVLLILGVLVVGFGYLMRNAIIGRHVYAIGGNLPAAKLSGVKDRKVTFLVFLNMGMLAALAGLVFAARFNAASPKAGLNFELEAIAASFIGGASMSGGVGTVLGAIIGGLVLGVLNNGMNLVGIGTDYQQVIKGLVLLAAVGFDVWNKRKVGS; encoded by the coding sequence ATGAGTACGGACCTGACCGACAGGACCCCGGCCCCCGCGCCGGCCGGCAAGGGCGGACCGGCATCAGGCGACGGCCTGATGCAACTGGTGCTCGGCGGCATGCGCCGCAACATGCGCCAGTACGGCATGCTGATGGCCCTGGGCCTGATCGTGGTGCTGTTCGCGGTGTGGTCGGGCGGCGACCTGCTGCTGCCACGCAACGTGTCCAACCTGGTGCTGCAGAACAGCTACATCCTGATCCTCGCGATCGGCATGATGCTCGTCATCATCGCGGGTCACATCGACCTCTCGGTCGGCTCGCTGACCGCGTTCATCGGCGCGATGGCCGCCGTACTGATGGTCGAGCACGATCTCCCCTGGCCGCTCGCGGTGGTGCTGTGCCTGGCCATCGGCGCCGTCGCGGGCGCGGCGCAGGGCTTCTTCATCGCCTATCTCGGCATACCGTCGTTCATCGTGACCCTGGCGGGCATGCTGCTGTTCCGCGGCCTCACCGAGATCTTCCTGAAGGGCCAGACCCTGGGCCCCTTCCCGAAGGACCTGCAGGAGATAGCCAACGGCTTCCTCCCCGAGGTCGGCCCCACCACCAACTACCACAACCTCACCCTGCTGCTGGGCTTCGCCCTGATCGCCTTCGTGGTGTTCCAGGAGGTCCGCGCCCGCAAGCGGCAGCAGGAGTTCGCCCTCGACGTGCCGCCCGCCAAGCTGTTCCTGCTCAAGCTGGTCGCGCTGGTCGCGGCCGTCCTCGTGGTCACCCTGCTGCTCGCCAGCTACAAGGGCGCCCCGGTCGTGCTGCTCATCCTCGGTGTGCTCGTCGTCGGGTTCGGCTACCTGATGCGCAACGCGATCATCGGCCGCCACGTCTACGCCATCGGCGGCAACCTGCCCGCGGCCAAGCTGTCGGGCGTGAAGGACAGGAAGGTCACCTTCCTGGTCTTCCTGAACATGGGCATGCTCGCGGCCCTGGCGGGTCTGGTCTTCGCCGCCCGCTTCAACGCCGCCTCGCCCAAGGCAGGCCTCAACTTCGAACTGGAGGCCATCGCCGCCTCGTTCATCGGCGGCGCGTCGATGAGCGGCGGTGTCGGCACGGTGCTCGGCGCGATCATCGGTGGTCTCGTCCTGGGCGTGCTGAACAACGGTATGAACCTCGTCGGCATCGGCACCGACTACCAGCAGGTCATCAAGGGTCTCGTCCTGCTGGCCGCGGTCGGCTTCGACGTCTGGAACAAGCGCAAGGTCGGCTCGTAA
- the mmsA gene encoding multiple monosaccharide ABC transporter ATP-binding protein — protein MAGPVLEMRSIVKTFPGVKALSDVTLTVRQGEVHAICGENGAGKSTLMKVLSGVHPHGSYEGDILFEGTTSRFKDIRASEQHGIVIIHQELALVPYLSIAENIFLGNEHARRGLINWNDTLRHAGELLRRVGLDEHPETRVADIGVGKQQLVEIAKALSKKVKLLILDEPTAALNDEDSGKLLDLILQLKEQGMTSIIISHKLNEIRRVADSVTIIRDGRSIETLDVAAAETTEDRIISGMVGRDLEHRFPERTPHHPEEGSAPALEIRNWTVHHPIDQQRKVVDDVSIEVRRGEIVGIAGLMGAGRTELAMSVFGRSYGRYAGGTVLRDGTEIRTKSVPEAVKHGIAYATEDRKHYGLNLIDTINRNISLTALGKVARRGVVDEHGERQVAEDFRRSMNIKAPTVFEPVGKLSGGNQQKVVLSKWIFAGPEVLILDEPTRGIDVGAKYEIYTVIDQLAAQGKAVVFISSELPELLGMCDRIYTMAAGRLTGEFSRAEASQEALMRQMTKDNEVTR, from the coding sequence ATGGCGGGACCCGTCCTGGAAATGCGCTCGATCGTCAAAACATTCCCCGGCGTCAAAGCGCTTTCGGACGTCACACTGACCGTCCGGCAGGGCGAGGTCCACGCCATCTGCGGGGAGAACGGCGCCGGCAAGTCGACCTTGATGAAGGTCCTCTCGGGCGTCCATCCGCACGGCAGCTACGAGGGGGACATCCTCTTCGAGGGCACGACCAGCCGGTTCAAGGACATCCGGGCGAGCGAGCAGCACGGCATCGTGATCATCCACCAGGAACTGGCACTGGTGCCGTACCTCTCCATCGCCGAGAACATCTTCCTCGGCAACGAGCACGCCAGGCGCGGGCTCATCAACTGGAACGACACCCTCAGGCACGCGGGTGAACTGCTGCGCCGGGTCGGTCTCGACGAGCACCCGGAGACCCGCGTCGCCGACATCGGCGTGGGCAAGCAGCAGCTGGTGGAGATAGCCAAGGCGCTGTCCAAGAAGGTGAAGCTGCTCATCCTCGACGAGCCGACGGCGGCGCTCAACGACGAGGACAGCGGCAAGCTCCTCGACCTGATCCTGCAACTCAAGGAACAGGGCATGACCTCGATCATCATCTCGCACAAGCTGAACGAGATCCGCCGGGTCGCCGACTCGGTCACGATCATCCGCGACGGGCGCTCCATCGAGACGCTCGACGTGGCGGCGGCGGAGACGACCGAGGACCGGATCATCAGCGGGATGGTCGGCCGCGACCTCGAGCACCGGTTCCCGGAGCGCACCCCGCACCATCCGGAGGAGGGGTCCGCCCCCGCCCTGGAGATCCGCAACTGGACCGTGCACCACCCCATCGACCAGCAGCGCAAGGTCGTCGACGACGTCTCGATCGAGGTGCGGCGCGGTGAGATCGTCGGGATCGCCGGGCTCATGGGCGCCGGCCGCACCGAGCTGGCGATGAGCGTCTTCGGCCGCTCCTACGGCCGGTACGCGGGCGGCACGGTCCTCCGGGACGGCACCGAGATCCGTACGAAGTCCGTCCCCGAGGCGGTGAAGCACGGCATCGCGTACGCCACGGAGGACCGCAAGCACTACGGCCTCAACCTCATCGACACCATCAACCGGAACATCTCGCTGACCGCCCTCGGCAAGGTCGCCAGGCGGGGTGTGGTCGACGAGCACGGGGAGCGGCAGGTCGCCGAGGACTTCCGCAGGTCCATGAACATCAAGGCCCCCACCGTCTTCGAACCGGTGGGCAAGCTGTCCGGCGGCAACCAGCAGAAGGTCGTCCTCAGCAAGTGGATCTTCGCGGGTCCCGAGGTGCTCATCCTGGACGAGCCCACGCGCGGCATCGACGTGGGCGCCAAGTACGAGATCTACACGGTCATCGACCAACTGGCCGCCCAGGGCAAGGCGGTCGTCTTCATTTCCTCCGAGCTGCCGGAGCTGCTCGGCATGTGCGACCGCATCTACACGATGGCCGCGGGCCGGCTGACGGGCGAGTTCTCTCGGGCCGAGGCCTCGCAGGAAGCGCTGATGCGTCAGATGACGAAGGACAACGAGGTAACCCGATGA
- a CDS encoding aldose epimerase family protein, with protein MTGTSRRTVLAATAAAGLAVAAGSPAAHATSGGRTPSREHFGTLADGTKVYRWTLANGGTRLKVLSWGGVVQSLETPDRRGRTANIALGFGGLPDYVAKSPYFGGLIGRYGNRIAEGRFTLDGVTHQLPLNDGPNSLHGGDQGFDKRIWHIEPFTSRGEVGLVLTRTSPDGEAGYPGALAVRVVYALTSRGEWRIDYTATTDRATVLNLTSHTYFNLGGEGSGSVDGHLLELAAARYTPVGATLIPTGELAPVARTPFDFRRARAIGDAVRTPHEQIGHGQGVDHNFVLDKGITSRPEYALTVTDPGSGRVMRMYTTEPGMQVYTGNFLDGTLTGTSGRVYRQGDAFCLESQHFPDSPNQPSFPSTVLRPGGTYRSTTVHAFSAR; from the coding sequence ATGACCGGTACCAGCAGACGCACCGTTCTGGCGGCCACGGCCGCCGCCGGACTGGCGGTGGCGGCGGGCTCTCCGGCCGCCCACGCCACGTCCGGGGGACGCACCCCGTCCAGGGAGCACTTCGGCACGCTCGCCGACGGGACGAAGGTGTACCGCTGGACCCTCGCCAACGGCGGGACCCGGCTGAAGGTCCTCTCGTGGGGCGGTGTCGTCCAGTCCCTGGAGACACCCGACCGCAGGGGACGCACGGCGAACATCGCGCTGGGCTTCGGCGGCCTGCCGGACTACGTGGCGAAGTCGCCCTACTTCGGCGGCCTCATAGGCCGGTACGGCAACCGCATCGCCGAGGGACGCTTCACCCTCGACGGGGTCACCCACCAACTCCCTCTCAACGACGGCCCCAACAGCCTCCACGGCGGCGACCAGGGCTTCGACAAGCGGATCTGGCACATCGAGCCCTTCACCTCGCGAGGTGAGGTCGGGCTGGTCCTGACCCGGACCAGCCCGGACGGCGAGGCCGGCTATCCGGGCGCGCTCGCCGTCCGTGTCGTCTACGCCCTCACCTCCCGGGGCGAGTGGCGCATCGACTACACGGCCACGACGGACCGGGCGACCGTCCTCAACCTGACCAGCCACACCTATTTCAATCTGGGCGGCGAGGGCAGCGGCAGCGTCGACGGGCATCTGCTGGAGCTCGCGGCGGCGCGCTACACACCGGTGGGCGCGACCCTCATCCCGACGGGCGAACTCGCCCCGGTGGCACGGACGCCCTTCGATTTCCGGCGGGCCCGCGCCATCGGCGACGCCGTCCGCACCCCGCACGAACAGATCGGTCACGGGCAGGGGGTCGACCACAACTTCGTGCTGGACAAGGGGATCACGTCCCGCCCGGAGTACGCGCTGACGGTGACCGACCCCGGTTCGGGACGCGTCATGAGGATGTACACGACCGAGCCGGGCATGCAGGTCTATACCGGCAACTTCCTCGACGGCACGCTCACCGGGACCTCGGGGCGGGTCTACCGGCAGGGCGACGCGTTCTGCCTGGAGTCCCAGCACTTCCCCGACTCACCCAACCAGCCGTCGTTCCCCTCGACGGTACTGCGCCCCGGCGGGACCTACCGGTCCACGACCGTGCACGCCTTCTCGGCGCGCTGA
- the chvE gene encoding multiple monosaccharide ABC transporter substrate-binding protein yields the protein MRNRRAALAAIASAASLALTLTACGQNSEGGSDENKGGSDGATIGIAMPTKSSERWIADGANVVKELKGKGYKTKLAYGEDDPDQQVSQIENMITQGVDALIVAAIDNKSLANVLQQAKDADIPVISYDRLILGSPNVDYYASFDNEKVGELQGTYIVDKLGLGSGKKGPFSIELFAGSNDDNNTKYFFQGAMNVLKPYVDKGELVVRSKQTALNQVTTLRWDGGTAQKRMDDLLTSSYRSARVDAVLSPYDGISIGILSALKSDGYGTKAKPMPVVTGQDAEVASVKSIITGEQTQTVYKDLRQLAKVASNMVDAVLNDKKPEVNDTKSYDNGDKVVPAFLLQPVSVDKANYKEVLVDGGYYTENDLK from the coding sequence ATGCGCAACCGCAGAGCCGCACTTGCCGCCATCGCCTCCGCCGCCTCCCTCGCCCTCACCCTGACCGCCTGCGGCCAGAACAGCGAGGGCGGCAGCGACGAGAACAAGGGAGGCAGTGACGGCGCCACCATCGGCATCGCGATGCCGACCAAGTCCTCCGAGCGCTGGATCGCCGACGGCGCCAACGTCGTGAAGGAGCTGAAGGGCAAGGGGTACAAGACCAAGCTCGCCTACGGCGAGGACGACCCGGACCAGCAGGTCTCGCAGATCGAGAACATGATCACGCAGGGTGTGGACGCCCTGATCGTGGCCGCGATCGACAACAAGTCCCTCGCCAACGTGCTGCAGCAGGCCAAGGACGCCGACATCCCGGTGATCTCCTACGACCGGCTGATCCTCGGCTCTCCGAACGTCGACTACTACGCCTCGTTCGACAACGAGAAGGTCGGCGAGCTGCAGGGCACGTACATCGTGGACAAGCTCGGCCTGGGGAGCGGCAAGAAGGGCCCCTTCAGCATCGAGCTGTTCGCCGGTTCCAACGACGACAACAACACCAAGTACTTCTTCCAGGGCGCGATGAACGTCCTCAAGCCTTACGTGGACAAGGGCGAACTGGTCGTCAGGTCCAAGCAGACCGCCCTCAACCAGGTCACCACCCTGCGCTGGGACGGCGGCACCGCGCAGAAGCGCATGGACGACCTGCTGACGTCCAGCTACCGCAGCGCCAGGGTCGACGCCGTGCTCTCGCCGTACGACGGCATCTCCATCGGCATCCTCTCGGCCCTGAAGTCGGACGGCTACGGCACCAAGGCCAAGCCGATGCCGGTCGTCACGGGTCAGGACGCCGAGGTCGCCTCGGTGAAGTCGATCATCACGGGTGAGCAGACCCAGACCGTCTACAAGGACCTGCGCCAGCTCGCCAAGGTCGCCTCGAACATGGTCGACGCGGTCCTGAACGACAAGAAGCCCGAGGTCAACGACACCAAGTCCTACGACAACGGCGACAAGGTCGTCCCCGCCTTCCTGCTGCAGCCGGTCAGCGTCGACAAGGCCAACTACAAGGAAGTCCTGGTCGACGGCGGCTACTACACCGAGAACGACCTCAAGTAA
- a CDS encoding NADP-dependent oxidoreductase produces the protein MSAALPTSSREWHLVARPHGWPEAKDFALREAPVTAPGEGRVLVRNLHFSVDPYMRGRMNDVKSYTPPFKLDHPMEGGAVGEVVASNAEGFAVGDHVLHGLGWREYADVPAKHAVKVDASLAPLSAYLGVLGMTGLTAYAGLFDVASFKEGDAVFVSGAAGAVGSQVGQMAKIKGASKVIGSAGSDEKVKLLVEEYGFDAAFNYKNGPVREQLAEAAPDGIDVYFDNVGGDHLEAAISSLNVHGRATICGMIAQYNATEPTPGPRNLALVIGKRLRLQGMLVGDHAALQPQFVQDVAGWLASGELKYNETKVQGIENAYDAFVGLLRGENTGKMIVSLDA, from the coding sequence ATGTCTGCAGCACTTCCCACGTCAAGCCGTGAATGGCACCTCGTCGCCCGTCCGCACGGCTGGCCCGAGGCCAAGGACTTCGCGCTGCGTGAGGCGCCGGTGACCGCTCCCGGCGAGGGCCGCGTCCTCGTCCGCAACCTGCACTTCTCCGTCGACCCCTACATGCGCGGCCGCATGAACGACGTGAAGTCGTACACCCCGCCCTTCAAGCTCGACCACCCCATGGAAGGTGGCGCGGTCGGCGAGGTCGTGGCGTCGAACGCCGAGGGCTTCGCCGTCGGCGACCACGTCCTGCACGGCCTCGGCTGGCGCGAGTACGCCGACGTCCCCGCCAAGCACGCGGTCAAGGTCGACGCCTCCCTGGCCCCCCTGTCCGCCTACCTCGGTGTGCTCGGCATGACCGGCCTCACCGCCTACGCCGGCCTGTTCGACGTCGCCTCCTTCAAGGAGGGGGACGCCGTCTTCGTCTCCGGCGCGGCCGGAGCGGTCGGCAGCCAGGTCGGGCAGATGGCGAAGATCAAGGGCGCGTCCAAGGTCATCGGTTCGGCCGGCTCCGACGAGAAGGTCAAGCTCCTCGTCGAGGAGTACGGCTTCGACGCCGCCTTCAACTACAAGAACGGCCCCGTCAGGGAGCAGCTCGCCGAGGCCGCGCCCGACGGCATCGACGTCTACTTCGACAACGTCGGCGGTGACCACCTGGAAGCCGCGATCTCCTCGCTCAACGTGCACGGCCGCGCCACCATCTGCGGGATGATCGCGCAGTACAACGCCACGGAGCCCACCCCGGGCCCGCGCAACCTCGCCCTCGTCATCGGCAAGCGCCTGCGCCTGCAGGGCATGCTCGTGGGCGACCACGCGGCGCTCCAGCCGCAGTTCGTCCAGGACGTGGCCGGCTGGCTCGCCTCCGGCGAGCTCAAGTACAACGAGACGAAGGTCCAGGGCATCGAGAACGCCTACGACGCGTTCGTCGGCCTGCTGCGGGGCGAGAACACCGGAAAGATGATCGTCTCGCTGGACGCCTGA
- a CDS encoding organic hydroperoxide resistance protein, protein MTIQHIDVAYTAVATAENGRDGRVSSDDGNLDVVVNPPKAMGGSGAGTNPEQLFAAGYSACFQGALGVVARNEKADISGSTVTASVSIGKTEAGGFGLEVAISASIPNVDRATAQALVEKAHQVCPYSNATRGNIKVELSVA, encoded by the coding sequence ATGACCATCCAGCACATAGACGTGGCCTACACCGCCGTCGCCACAGCGGAGAACGGCCGTGACGGCCGCGTCTCCTCCGACGACGGCAACCTCGACGTCGTCGTCAACCCGCCGAAGGCGATGGGCGGCAGCGGCGCGGGCACCAACCCCGAGCAGCTCTTCGCGGCCGGCTACAGCGCCTGCTTCCAGGGTGCGCTCGGCGTCGTCGCCCGCAACGAGAAGGCCGACATCTCGGGTTCGACGGTGACCGCCTCGGTCTCCATCGGCAAGACGGAGGCCGGAGGCTTCGGCCTGGAGGTCGCGATCAGCGCCTCCATCCCGAACGTCGACAGGGCCACCGCCCAGGCGCTCGTCGAGAAGGCGCACCAGGTGTGCCCGTACTCGAACGCCACCCGCGGCAACATCAAGGTCGAGCTGTCCGTCGCCTGA